A region from the Gossypium hirsutum isolate 1008001.06 chromosome A08, Gossypium_hirsutum_v2.1, whole genome shotgun sequence genome encodes:
- the LOC107889192 gene encoding transcription repressor OFP12, whose amino-acid sequence MPTSGGKNINLCFIKIRFPLTSSSLLTAADNGLPLSSSAATPSSLLSPSNSLSTRSSSDPNPELESHSEPDFATIFASQRFFFTSPGSSTPSLNQNRRHHQTRSTVKDGVAVPTLSPNPYMDFRQSMQEMVEARDLMDVKANWDNLHELLLCYLGLNPKSTHKFIVEAFADLVVSLMANASTPQRRRH is encoded by the exons ATGCCAACCTCGGGGGGAAAAAACATCAATCTCTGCTTCATCAAGATCAGATTCCCATTAACGTCCTCCTCCCTGTTAACCGCCGCTGATAACGGCCTTCCACTTTCTTCCTCCGCCGCCACCCCATCATCCCTCCTATCACCTTCCAATTCCTTGAGTACCCGTTCTTCCTCCGACCCCAACCCAGAGCTTGAATCCCACTCCGAACCCGACTTCGCCACCATTTTTGCCTCGCAGCGCTTCTTTTTCACTTCTCCGGGCAGCTCAACTCCATCATTGAATCAAAACCGAC GCCACCACCAAACAAGGTCGACCGTTAAAGACGGTGTAGCGGTCCCAACTTTGTCTCCGAACCCATATATGGATTTCAGGCAATCCATGCAGGAAATGGTGGAGGCACGTGACTTAATGGACGTCAAGGCCAACTGGGACAACTTGCATGAACTCCTTTTGTGCTACCTTGGTTTGAACCCCAAAAGCACTCACAAGTTTATCGTAGAAGCATTTGCTGATCTTGTTGTTAGCCTAATGGCTAATGCTAGTACCCCACAACGGAGACGTCACTGA